From a single Candidatus Defluviilinea gracilis genomic region:
- a CDS encoding oligosaccharide flippase family protein, with amino-acid sequence MNKLFFVLPPGIVKSPQQLNGILWNMASFGIIAGVGLGLNFVVAFFYDVAVLGIFNQVYAIYILLSQVAVGGVHLSVLKSVSQSHNEMDDVKKIFSSGFILTFLTSMLFAMLAFALSDYFGSALGSPEVSIGVACIAPGLMFFSLNKTMLALFNGLSKMKAYAIFQALRFIFMLFFLLLLVWLDAPGYYVPVIFSCAEGLLLFIMLVPARNYLDLRQCLSYRDLYHSHAVFGLKAAGGNILLDVNTRIDVIILGLFATDRVVGIYSFAALVVEGFSQLPTVIRTVVNPLITQNYFSQSREVFQKFLWKIRNLSYLALVPLGVLVCLGYPLLYMVFPNPDIVASQAPLYILMVGAILGGGYLPLLMIFNQTGYPASQTLLIFLIFLTNLILNILLVPPFGMIGSAVGTGLTFALQIVFMRWLTYRVIGIRV; translated from the coding sequence GTGAATAAATTGTTTTTTGTATTACCTCCTGGTATTGTCAAATCTCCTCAACAGCTAAACGGTATTTTGTGGAATATGGCGAGTTTTGGGATCATCGCCGGCGTTGGGCTCGGTCTGAATTTTGTTGTAGCCTTTTTCTATGACGTTGCCGTTTTGGGGATCTTTAATCAGGTGTATGCGATATACATTTTGCTGTCGCAGGTGGCGGTGGGGGGCGTTCACCTTTCGGTGCTTAAATCGGTTTCGCAATCGCACAACGAGATGGATGATGTAAAGAAAATCTTCTCATCAGGTTTTATCCTTACGTTTTTGACATCCATGCTTTTTGCAATGCTCGCTTTTGCATTGAGCGATTATTTCGGTTCCGCTCTGGGAAGCCCGGAGGTGAGTATCGGTGTCGCATGCATTGCTCCGGGGCTGATGTTTTTCTCCCTGAACAAGACCATGCTTGCCTTGTTCAATGGATTAAGCAAGATGAAAGCATACGCAATTTTTCAGGCGTTACGGTTCATTTTCATGCTATTTTTTCTTCTGCTTCTCGTTTGGTTGGATGCCCCGGGTTATTATGTGCCTGTTATTTTCTCTTGCGCGGAGGGTTTGTTGTTATTCATCATGCTGGTTCCTGCGCGCAATTACCTGGATCTTCGTCAATGTTTATCGTACCGGGATCTCTACCATTCGCATGCGGTGTTTGGCTTAAAAGCCGCGGGCGGAAACATCTTATTGGATGTCAACACGCGTATCGATGTGATTATATTGGGCTTGTTCGCGACTGATCGGGTGGTGGGAATCTACAGTTTCGCCGCCCTGGTCGTAGAAGGATTTTCACAGCTCCCAACCGTGATTCGAACGGTTGTGAATCCGCTCATCACCCAAAACTATTTCTCTCAGAGCCGAGAAGTTTTTCAAAAGTTTCTTTGGAAGATCAGGAATTTGTCGTATCTCGCCCTGGTTCCATTGGGCGTTCTTGTCTGTTTGGGATATCCGTTGCTGTATATGGTTTTTCCAAACCCGGATATCGTCGCCTCGCAGGCGCCTCTGTATATTCTTATGGTAGGCGCGATACTGGGTGGGGGATATTTGCCGCTCCTAATGATATTTAATCAAACGGGTTACCCTGCCAGTCAGACGTTGTTGATATTCCTTATTTTCCTTACGAATCTAATCCTGAATATTCTACTGGTTCCCCCATTTGGGATGATTGGATCGGCAGTTGGCACCGGCTTGACGTTCGCTTTGCAAATTGTTTTTATGCGATGGTTGACTTACCGTGTCATTGGTATCCGAGTCTGA